A single region of the Saprospiraceae bacterium genome encodes:
- a CDS encoding amidohydrolase family protein, producing the protein MRKNTLIAYGLLLAILCYVNPMLGQEESPAKDTTKVEKKDKTKNLPLEAGRTLHLKTNEGTWISLDVSPDGKTIAFDLLGDIYLLPITGGKAQRLTKGLAFDSHPKYSPDGKSLAFISDRDGNENLWIKDLETGDSTQVTKEKTDVMQSAEWTPDGNYLVAAHGQRNLKLHLYHKDGGGGVELIKKPETMKTIEPAFGPDGRYIWFSRRNGDWQYNAQLPQYQLAVYDRETGEMDAKTSRYGSAFAPTLSPDGNWLVYGTRYNTETGLVKRNTKTGEESWLAYPVQRDEQESRARLGVYPAMSFTPDSKHVVASYGGKIWKVPVDGGDAVNIPFEVEEDVDLGPEVRFEFPIADDKEMIATQIRDASLSPNGKQMAFTVLNRLYVMDYPEGTPRRLTQNTFTEALPVWSPDGTEIAFVTWSDEEGHIQKIKVQGGSPPVKLTSESGIYSDLAWDAKSDRIVFLMGPTQAYKEAIGPFAFGAQQNIAWIPAAGGKPTLIKDANGRGTPHFVKGNDRIYLFHNSKGLISMRWDGTDEKAHVKVSGITTFPSNPAEEHAIHGLMVPTMTEPTPKPSDAALIKMAPEGNLAMAQINNEIYVVTVPEIGSEVPSINVADPSSAAFPSWKLTEMGGEFPQWTTTAERVTWSLGNAFFDYDLAESKRVAEQLKKEKKEKEKAAKAKKAEGEKKTEEDKTSSDKAEKKEEDKSYKAKEIRVKVKVEKDIPQGTLLLKGARLITMKGDEIIEQGDILIENNRIKAVGKSGSIKVPRGTKTMDVKGKTIVPGFVDTHAHMWPNWGIHKNQIWIYAANLAYGVTTTRDPQTATTDVLTYSDMVDAGQMLGPRIYSTGPGVGFWAYRIKSLEHAQKVLKQYSEYYNTKTIKMYMAGNRQHRQWIIEAAKDQGLMPTTEGALDFKLNLTQILDGYPGHEHAFPIYPIYKDVVQLVTTTRTAYTPTMLVAYGGPWAENYYYATEDVQGNAKLNHFTPKSELDEKSRRRPGWFLPEEHIFSRHAEFVKDLIDAGGISGVGSHGQLQGLGYHWELWAMQTGGMSNHDALKVATIKGAEAIGLKKDLGSLEVGKLADFLVLDKNPLQNIRHTNTIYQVMKNGRLYNGNTLDEVYPMQRKAPAFDWTSGAPTGVPGIKK; encoded by the coding sequence ATGAGAAAAAACACCCTAATCGCCTATGGTCTTTTGTTGGCGATACTATGTTATGTTAATCCAATGCTGGGCCAGGAAGAAAGCCCCGCAAAAGATACGACCAAAGTAGAAAAGAAAGATAAAACCAAGAACTTGCCCCTTGAGGCAGGCCGCACCTTACACCTGAAAACAAATGAAGGCACCTGGATATCGCTAGACGTGAGTCCCGATGGGAAAACAATCGCTTTTGATTTATTGGGGGATATTTATCTCTTGCCCATAACAGGTGGCAAGGCCCAAAGGCTCACCAAAGGCCTCGCTTTTGATAGTCACCCCAAGTACAGCCCAGATGGAAAGTCTCTCGCTTTCATTTCGGATCGGGACGGCAACGAAAACCTTTGGATTAAGGATTTAGAAACGGGAGATTCTACCCAGGTTACCAAAGAAAAAACCGATGTTATGCAATCGGCCGAATGGACACCCGATGGCAACTACCTGGTCGCCGCTCATGGCCAGCGCAACCTCAAGCTTCATCTTTATCATAAAGATGGTGGCGGCGGTGTGGAGTTGATTAAAAAGCCAGAAACAATGAAGACCATCGAACCGGCCTTTGGCCCTGATGGTCGCTATATTTGGTTTTCCAGACGGAATGGCGACTGGCAGTACAATGCCCAACTGCCTCAGTACCAATTGGCGGTTTATGACCGGGAGACCGGCGAAATGGATGCCAAAACTAGCCGCTATGGCTCTGCTTTTGCCCCAACGTTGTCTCCTGACGGCAATTGGCTGGTTTATGGCACCCGCTACAATACCGAGACCGGCTTGGTGAAAAGGAATACCAAAACTGGCGAGGAATCCTGGCTGGCTTATCCCGTGCAGAGAGATGAGCAGGAGTCCCGGGCAAGGTTGGGCGTTTATCCTGCTATGTCCTTTACGCCGGACAGCAAACATGTCGTGGCTTCTTATGGCGGGAAAATCTGGAAAGTTCCTGTGGATGGAGGAGATGCTGTGAATATTCCATTTGAGGTGGAAGAAGACGTAGACCTTGGTCCTGAGGTGCGGTTTGAATTCCCGATTGCAGATGACAAAGAAATGATTGCGACGCAAATCAGGGATGCCAGCCTTTCGCCAAACGGCAAACAAATGGCATTCACGGTTCTTAATCGCTTGTATGTCATGGATTATCCCGAAGGAACGCCCCGACGTTTGACCCAAAATACATTTACAGAAGCCCTCCCTGTCTGGTCTCCTGATGGTACTGAAATAGCCTTCGTTACCTGGTCAGATGAAGAAGGGCATATTCAAAAAATTAAAGTGCAGGGTGGCTCTCCTCCGGTTAAACTGACCAGCGAGAGTGGCATCTATTCCGACTTGGCCTGGGACGCTAAATCTGATCGCATTGTGTTTTTAATGGGCCCAACTCAGGCCTACAAAGAGGCTATTGGGCCTTTTGCCTTTGGTGCTCAGCAAAATATTGCCTGGATTCCAGCGGCGGGGGGTAAACCGACCCTTATCAAAGATGCCAATGGCCGAGGTACCCCTCACTTCGTTAAGGGGAATGACCGCATTTACCTTTTCCATAATTCCAAAGGATTGATTTCCATGCGCTGGGATGGGACGGATGAAAAAGCACATGTAAAGGTCTCCGGTATTACCACCTTTCCTTCCAACCCCGCAGAAGAGCATGCCATCCACGGCTTGATGGTGCCCACCATGACAGAGCCTACCCCCAAGCCTTCGGATGCGGCCTTGATCAAAATGGCACCGGAAGGCAACCTGGCTATGGCGCAAATCAACAATGAGATCTATGTGGTCACCGTACCGGAAATCGGTAGTGAGGTGCCCTCCATCAATGTGGCCGATCCATCAAGTGCGGCCTTCCCTTCCTGGAAATTGACGGAGATGGGCGGCGAATTCCCCCAATGGACCACCACTGCCGAACGAGTGACCTGGTCTTTGGGAAATGCCTTTTTTGACTATGATCTAGCCGAATCCAAGCGGGTGGCGGAGCAACTTAAAAAGGAGAAAAAAGAAAAGGAGAAAGCAGCTAAAGCAAAAAAAGCGGAAGGGGAGAAAAAAACAGAAGAGGACAAAACTTCGTCGGATAAGGCAGAGAAAAAAGAAGAAGACAAATCTTATAAAGCCAAAGAAATCAGGGTAAAAGTAAAAGTGGAAAAGGACATCCCGCAAGGCACCTTACTGCTAAAAGGCGCTCGTCTGATTACCATGAAAGGCGATGAAATCATTGAACAGGGAGACATTTTAATCGAAAACAACCGGATTAAGGCAGTAGGTAAAAGCGGTTCGATCAAGGTCCCAAGAGGAACCAAGACCATGGATGTGAAGGGCAAAACGATCGTCCCCGGTTTTGTAGATACGCATGCGCATATGTGGCCCAACTGGGGGATTCACAAAAATCAGATTTGGATTTATGCAGCGAACTTGGCCTATGGGGTGACGACGACTCGCGATCCGCAAACCGCAACCACCGATGTATTGACCTATTCAGACATGGTAGATGCTGGCCAAATGTTAGGCCCGCGCATCTATTCTACCGGCCCTGGCGTTGGCTTTTGGGCATACCGCATCAAGAGTCTTGAGCATGCCCAGAAAGTATTAAAACAATACTCAGAATATTACAACACCAAAACCATTAAGATGTATATGGCGGGTAATCGCCAACATCGGCAGTGGATCATTGAAGCGGCCAAGGACCAAGGCCTCATGCCGACCACCGAAGGCGCCCTGGACTTTAAGCTCAACCTGACCCAAATCCTGGATGGGTATCCTGGACATGAACACGCCTTCCCGATTTATCCGATTTACAAAGATGTTGTCCAATTAGTGACAACCACACGGACAGCCTATACTCCAACGATGCTCGTCGCCTACGGTGGCCCTTGGGCTGAAAATTACTACTATGCGACCGAAGATGTTCAAGGCAATGCCAAGCTCAATCACTTTACGCCTAAAAGTGAATTAGATGAGAAATCTCGTCGCCGACCAGGTTGGTTTCTGCCAGAAGAACACATTTTTAGTCGACATGCCGAGTTCGTAAAAGACCTGATAGATGCGGGTGGGATTTCAGGGGTAGGCTCGCACGGGCAATTGCAGGGCTTGGGCTACCATTGGGAGCTATGGGCCATGCAGACTGGCGGAATGTCCAACCATGATGCCCTGAAAGTAGCCACCATTAAAGGCGCCGAGGCCATTGGCCTGAAAAAGGACTTAGGCTCTTTGGAGGTAGGTAAATTGGCGGACTTCCTTGTACTGGATAAAAATCCATTGCAAAACATTCGCCATACCAATACGATTTATCAGGTCATGAAAAATGGCCGTTTATACAATGGAAATACCCTGGATGAGGTATATCCGATGCAGCGGAAAGCACCTGCATTTGACTGGACGAGTGGAGCACCTACGGGGGTGCCGGGGATAAAGAAATAA
- a CDS encoding vWA domain-containing protein, which translates to MHLRILSLLLLLSLGFNPSILAQTNRALPNCPMHIIIALDFSASERGFLDEIQTVLYALTDRFELDPGNLRIGLISFNRGAQLIMPLSGDTHLLEETINKLRIPLNVYATDIHAGIELANREFKRHSEASVPKFFILVSDGDPHAHARGFGFQADIASIQKLKAGDPANDIDPVHVFSIYSGRDSSFENRFSEDVRIASILHMKRLASDKNSFFYFEEYPELVNFLEVVSNCF; encoded by the coding sequence ATGCACCTTAGAATTCTCTCCCTACTCCTCCTGTTGTCTTTAGGATTTAACCCTAGCATACTTGCACAAACTAATCGTGCGCTGCCCAACTGCCCCATGCACATCATCATTGCCCTTGATTTTTCGGCCAGTGAACGAGGTTTCCTGGATGAAATTCAAACGGTCTTATATGCCTTAACGGATCGGTTTGAATTGGATCCAGGGAACCTTCGCATAGGGCTAATTTCCTTTAATCGCGGTGCACAGCTTATTATGCCGCTCTCTGGAGACACTCATTTATTAGAAGAAACCATTAATAAACTACGGATTCCGCTCAATGTATACGCGACGGACATCCATGCTGGCATTGAGTTGGCCAACCGGGAGTTTAAGCGACATTCCGAAGCAAGCGTTCCCAAGTTTTTCATCCTGGTATCAGACGGCGACCCACATGCCCATGCCCGGGGTTTTGGCTTCCAGGCAGATATTGCCTCGATCCAAAAATTGAAGGCTGGCGACCCTGCAAATGACATAGACCCTGTACATGTATTTAGTATCTATTCCGGTAGGGATTCTTCTTTTGAAAACAGGTTTAGTGAGGATGTAAGGATCGCCTCCATTCTACATATGAAGCGACTGGCCAGCGATAAAAATTCTTTTTTTTATTTTGAAGAATACCCTGAGTTGGTCAACTTCCTGGAGGTTGTCAGCAATTGCTTCTAA
- a CDS encoding GMC family oxidoreductase — translation MSDTLNINNKAKTTHTYDAIVIGSGISGGWAAKELCEKGLKTLVLERGRNVEHIKDYPTAHKEVWEFQHRLQRIAGKRSEDTAHFFVEREEHPYEELKPFRWTRGYQVGGKSLMWARMVQRWSDLDFEANAKDGYGVDWPFRYADLAPWYSYVEKFIGVSGSKENLPQLPDGEFLPAMELNCLEKHIKGRIEATFPGRNLIMSRQANLTQAHNGRGACMYRNRCSRGCPYGAYFSSNSSTLPAAAATGNMTLRPFSVVHSIIYDEKSQRASGVRVVDSETLEATEFYAKIIFVNASTLNTSLILLNSTSRRFPNGLGNDSGVLGHYLMDHNYRGRLSADYEGMKDKYYFGHRPAAGYIPRFRNFGQDIRQNYVRGFAYSLGASRGRGNLTEADEKIGLAFKEKLTEVGPWRVWMTGMGEHLPHYDNFVQLSQNKTDKWGMPLLEMSCEYRENEANMMEDILNDGAEMLAASGLTNIQKTDSKSAPGSGIHEMGTARMGKDPKTSILNGFNQMHAVRNVFVTDGASMTSSACQNPSITYMALTARAVDYAVKELNKQNI, via the coding sequence ATGTCCGATACCTTAAACATCAACAACAAAGCCAAAACCACACACACCTATGATGCCATTGTGATCGGATCGGGCATTAGTGGTGGCTGGGCCGCAAAAGAGCTTTGCGAAAAGGGGCTTAAAACCCTGGTTTTAGAACGGGGTCGAAATGTAGAACACATCAAGGATTATCCTACCGCACATAAAGAAGTCTGGGAATTTCAACACCGACTACAACGAATTGCTGGCAAAAGAAGCGAAGACACCGCCCATTTCTTTGTCGAACGGGAGGAACATCCCTATGAAGAACTGAAGCCCTTTAGATGGACAAGAGGCTATCAGGTGGGAGGCAAATCACTCATGTGGGCCAGAATGGTGCAGCGTTGGAGTGACCTTGACTTCGAGGCCAATGCCAAGGATGGGTATGGTGTGGATTGGCCTTTTCGTTATGCAGATTTGGCGCCTTGGTACAGCTATGTAGAAAAATTCATCGGCGTAAGTGGCAGTAAAGAAAACCTACCTCAATTGCCGGATGGTGAGTTTTTGCCTGCCATGGAACTCAATTGCCTGGAAAAACACATTAAGGGCAGGATTGAAGCTACTTTTCCGGGAAGGAACCTCATTATGTCGCGACAAGCCAACCTTACCCAAGCCCATAATGGTCGGGGAGCATGCATGTACCGCAACCGCTGTTCCAGAGGCTGCCCTTATGGGGCCTATTTTAGCAGTAATTCCTCTACCCTACCTGCCGCCGCCGCGACCGGAAACATGACCCTGAGGCCTTTTTCTGTGGTTCATTCTATCATTTATGACGAAAAAAGCCAAAGGGCCTCCGGAGTGAGGGTTGTCGATAGCGAAACACTGGAGGCAACCGAATTTTATGCAAAAATCATCTTTGTTAATGCCAGCACCCTTAATACCAGTTTGATCCTTTTAAATTCCACTTCCAGGCGTTTTCCGAATGGATTGGGAAATGATAGTGGTGTGCTGGGCCATTATTTGATGGACCACAACTACAGGGGAAGGTTGAGTGCCGATTATGAAGGCATGAAGGATAAATACTACTTTGGCCATCGGCCAGCGGCTGGGTACATTCCGCGATTTCGCAATTTCGGTCAGGATATCCGACAAAACTACGTCCGTGGTTTTGCTTATTCGCTGGGCGCCTCTCGGGGACGGGGCAATCTCACTGAAGCAGATGAAAAGATCGGTCTGGCATTTAAAGAAAAACTCACCGAGGTAGGCCCTTGGCGAGTTTGGATGACGGGTATGGGAGAACACCTGCCTCATTATGATAATTTCGTACAGTTGAGTCAAAACAAAACAGATAAATGGGGAATGCCACTGCTCGAAATGTCCTGCGAATACCGTGAAAACGAAGCGAATATGATGGAGGACATCCTCAATGATGGCGCCGAAATGCTGGCGGCCAGCGGCTTGACTAATATCCAAAAAACAGATAGCAAAAGTGCGCCGGGAAGTGGCATCCACGAAATGGGAACTGCCCGCATGGGAAAAGACCCCAAAACTTCCATTTTGAACGGATTTAACCAAATGCATGCCGTGAGAAATGTGTTCGTCACAGATGGCGCAAGCATGACTTCTTCCGCTTGCCAGAACCCCTCCATCACTTATATGGCGCTAACGGCTCGCGCGGTGGATTATGCAGTGAAGGAATTAAACAAACAAAACATCTAG
- a CDS encoding gluconate 2-dehydrogenase subunit 3 family protein has protein sequence MDRREAIATVSWIMGGALIGGQAILSGCQQLSTTIPYEGLLSPNGHEALLEEVAETILPGTPSSPGAKAAKVGRFINVMVTEGYEEKEQLIFMNGINTLKEKSINSYNKGFMDLDQQQKHELLLSLEEEIKHYQETRQPHHPEVHYYKMMKELSLVGFLTSEVAMTKVMRHEAIPGRFDPCVPHREGEKAWV, from the coding sequence ATGGATAGAAGAGAAGCAATAGCAACAGTGAGCTGGATCATGGGGGGAGCACTGATCGGTGGACAGGCCATCTTATCAGGCTGCCAACAGCTCTCCACGACAATCCCTTATGAAGGGCTACTAAGCCCCAATGGCCATGAGGCGCTTTTGGAAGAAGTGGCGGAAACCATTTTACCTGGTACCCCAAGCTCTCCCGGCGCAAAAGCGGCCAAGGTCGGTAGGTTTATCAATGTAATGGTTACCGAAGGCTACGAAGAAAAGGAACAGTTAATTTTTATGAATGGTATCAACACCTTGAAAGAAAAGAGCATTAACAGCTACAATAAAGGGTTTATGGACTTGGACCAGCAGCAAAAACACGAACTCCTTTTAAGCTTAGAAGAAGAAATTAAACATTATCAGGAAACCCGGCAACCTCACCATCCTGAGGTCCATTACTATAAAATGATGAAAGAATTGAGCCTTGTGGGTTTCCTTACCTCTGAAGTGGCTATGACCAAGGTGATGCGGCATGAGGCAATTCCGGGGCGCTTTGATCCTTGTGTTCCTCATCGGGAGGGAGAAAAGGCCTGGGTGTAG
- a CDS encoding DUF1080 domain-containing protein, which translates to MLKQSVSLFFLSVMLLSCKTSALLKQEVLFNGKDFSGWHIDVPDMDNDPNVKSPFIIRNGLLVSLASPQGHIITDKVYQNYRLEVQYRFSAEPGNCGVILHASTPRSLYKMFPKSIEAQLMHENAGDFWCIVENISVPDMEARRGPKEQWGTTEGKLRRIHNLTDGSEKPVGEWNTMVVECLGTEIKVWVNGDLVNHGFDCSASSGQIALQAEGSEVEFRKVVLNPITKMSK; encoded by the coding sequence ATGTTAAAGCAATCCGTAAGCTTGTTCTTTCTATCTGTCATGCTGCTATCGTGCAAGACCTCCGCGCTGTTAAAGCAGGAAGTGCTTTTTAATGGCAAAGACTTCAGTGGATGGCATATCGATGTTCCGGATATGGACAACGATCCAAATGTGAAAAGTCCTTTTATTATCCGTAATGGTTTGCTCGTAAGTCTGGCCTCACCCCAAGGGCACATCATCACGGATAAAGTATATCAGAATTATCGACTAGAAGTGCAATACCGGTTTTCGGCGGAACCAGGTAATTGTGGTGTCATCCTTCATGCCTCCACGCCACGCTCCCTGTACAAGATGTTCCCCAAATCGATCGAAGCCCAATTGATGCATGAGAATGCGGGCGACTTTTGGTGTATTGTAGAAAACATCAGTGTCCCGGATATGGAGGCGCGCCGTGGCCCAAAGGAGCAATGGGGAACCACAGAAGGAAAATTGCGCCGCATCCACAATTTGACAGATGGTTCGGAGAAACCCGTTGGGGAATGGAACACGATGGTGGTTGAATGCCTTGGCACTGAGATTAAAGTCTGGGTGAATGGCGATCTGGTGAACCATGGATTTGATTGTAGTGCGAGTAGCGGACAAATTGCCTTACAGGCAGAGGGATCAGAAGTGGAGTTTCGAAAAGTCGTACTTAACCCCATCACCAAAATGAGCAAATAA
- a CDS encoding DinB family protein, translating into MNRRKTLQVCAGLGAIGFTPLMAAGQPNTASDALSDFAKRWAVAIDYTLKVFEAMPEEHLGYKPTPEVMSFGKHFTHIGWGNALYTKGLTGQDIPKEPEELTKANIQAYFTQTTKDFTTAMNAQTPETLFSMDHHFKAQDYWKDHSHLDMLWRGYMHTTHHRAQAIVYLRLKGVEPPGFLF; encoded by the coding sequence ATGAACAGAAGAAAAACGTTGCAGGTTTGTGCGGGTCTGGGCGCAATAGGCTTTACACCCTTAATGGCCGCAGGCCAGCCTAACACGGCTAGCGACGCCTTATCCGACTTCGCCAAACGCTGGGCTGTAGCCATTGATTACACCTTGAAGGTTTTCGAGGCCATGCCGGAGGAGCACCTCGGTTATAAGCCCACTCCGGAGGTGATGTCCTTCGGCAAGCATTTCACCCATATCGGCTGGGGCAATGCCCTGTATACCAAGGGGCTAACAGGCCAAGACATCCCCAAAGAACCTGAAGAATTGACCAAAGCAAATATCCAGGCCTATTTCACCCAGACGACGAAGGACTTCACCACCGCCATGAATGCGCAAACACCCGAAACCCTCTTCTCCATGGACCATCATTTCAAGGCACAAGATTACTGGAAAGACCATAGTCATCTGGATATGTTGTGGCGGGGTTATATGCATACTACGCATCATAGGGCACAGGCCATTGTTTATTTGAGATTGAAAGGGGTAGAGCCACCGGGCTTTTTGTTTTGA
- a CDS encoding inositol monophosphatase family protein: MDQSLSELCAQSREIVVKAGQFILSQVGEVAEAAIEEKDLNSLVSYVDKKAEAMLIVGLTELLPGSVFFTEEETVERQEGEWRWIIDPLDGTTNFLRQLPVFSVSVALQHHGETVIGLVYEVNRDECFYAWKGGGAWMNDQPILVSKTKTLASSFLATGFPYYDFEWTDPYLAVLKHFIQQTRGVRRMGSAAVDLAYVACGRFDAFYEYSLNAWDVAAGILLIQEAGGKVTDFSGGSDYLFGRQLISSNDLLHEEIQAVIQQHFQLLLK, encoded by the coding sequence ATGGATCAATCTTTAAGCGAATTATGCGCTCAGAGTCGCGAAATTGTCGTCAAGGCAGGGCAATTTATCCTGAGCCAGGTAGGTGAAGTGGCCGAGGCTGCTATCGAAGAAAAGGATTTGAACAGCTTGGTGAGTTATGTGGATAAAAAGGCGGAAGCAATGCTAATTGTTGGCTTAACCGAACTTCTTCCAGGCTCCGTCTTTTTTACGGAGGAAGAAACCGTCGAACGCCAGGAAGGGGAGTGGCGTTGGATCATCGACCCTTTGGACGGGACGACTAATTTCTTGCGACAATTACCCGTTTTCTCGGTAAGTGTTGCTTTGCAGCACCATGGAGAAACGGTGATTGGCCTGGTCTACGAAGTCAATCGTGACGAATGTTTTTATGCCTGGAAGGGTGGGGGCGCCTGGATGAATGACCAGCCCATCCTGGTTAGCAAAACGAAAACCTTGGCTTCTTCTTTTTTGGCGACGGGTTTTCCCTATTATGATTTCGAATGGACGGATCCCTATTTGGCCGTACTAAAGCACTTCATCCAGCAGACGAGGGGGGTTCGCCGTATGGGTTCAGCGGCTGTAGACCTCGCCTATGTCGCTTGTGGTCGTTTTGACGCTTTTTATGAATACAGCCTCAATGCCTGGGATGTTGCAGCTGGTATCCTGCTCATCCAGGAAGCTGGTGGGAAAGTGACCGATTTCAGTGGCGGCAGTGATTACCTGTTTGGTCGCCAATTGATTAGCTCCAATGATTTATTGCATGAGGAAATCCAAGCAGTGATTCAGCAGCACTTTCAATTGTTGCTTAAATAA
- a CDS encoding cytochrome c peroxidase, whose product MKKTHLVFLLTCSSFFIQCSDANKESATAHQQRVNLDTLSKVFALPLTAKAPKNNPTTPEKVALGKLLYFDPILSGNKEVACATCHHPSNGFAESLDISIGVNGTGFGHKRAFKQPNDIPFVKRNAHTILNTAFNGINTRNEYDPEKAPMFWDLRVESLEQQALEPIKAFEEMRGHAYPVEEALDRVVERLKAIPAYQELFSKAFEEEDPINEVNLGKAIAAYERTLLSNNSRFDQYMRGDQSALSISELEGLKVFIKTGCAKCHNGPMFSDFKMHVLGAPENEKLPAPDSSLHGDFAFRTPSLRNLRFTFPYMHNGSLNSLQRVLEFYEDISGGKERNERVPKTQFDPLIKELKVEFKEIPRIINFLLALNDDQFDKDVPEQVPSGLEVGGKIGLNQ is encoded by the coding sequence ATGAAAAAGACACACCTTGTTTTTTTGTTGACATGTTCCAGTTTTTTTATTCAATGTTCCGATGCCAATAAGGAATCAGCAACTGCTCATCAGCAAAGGGTAAACCTCGATACCTTAAGCAAGGTCTTTGCCTTGCCCCTTACTGCCAAGGCACCAAAGAACAATCCCACTACGCCTGAAAAAGTAGCCCTCGGCAAGCTGTTGTATTTTGATCCCATTCTTTCTGGTAACAAGGAAGTTGCTTGTGCTACTTGTCATCACCCCAGTAATGGTTTTGCCGAAAGTCTGGATATCTCTATTGGGGTAAATGGAACGGGCTTTGGTCATAAACGTGCATTTAAACAACCCAATGATATCCCTTTTGTAAAGCGGAATGCTCATACCATTTTGAATACCGCCTTTAATGGCATCAATACCCGAAATGAATATGACCCTGAAAAGGCACCCATGTTTTGGGACCTCCGAGTAGAGAGCCTCGAACAACAGGCATTGGAACCCATCAAGGCCTTTGAAGAGATGAGAGGACATGCCTATCCAGTAGAGGAGGCTTTAGATCGGGTTGTTGAGCGCTTGAAAGCCATTCCCGCTTACCAGGAATTATTTAGTAAAGCCTTTGAGGAAGAAGATCCGATTAATGAAGTCAATTTGGGAAAGGCTATTGCCGCTTATGAAAGAACCCTGCTGTCCAATAATTCTCGTTTTGATCAATACATGCGGGGAGATCAATCTGCTCTTTCCATCTCGGAATTAGAAGGGCTTAAAGTTTTCATAAAGACAGGCTGTGCCAAATGCCACAATGGACCGATGTTTTCCGATTTTAAAATGCATGTCCTGGGGGCGCCCGAAAATGAAAAACTGCCTGCACCTGATAGCAGTCTACATGGCGACTTTGCTTTCCGAACACCTAGTTTGCGAAATCTTCGATTCACCTTCCCCTATATGCACAATGGCTCCCTTAATTCCCTCCAAAGGGTGCTGGAATTTTACGAGGATATTTCCGGCGGAAAAGAAAGAAACGAGCGAGTACCTAAAACACAATTTGATCCATTGATCAAGGAGCTAAAAGTAGAATTCAAGGAAATACCCCGGATTATCAACTTTCTGTTGGCCCTCAATGATGACCAATTTGACAAGGATGTACCGGAACAAGTGCCTAGCGGGCTGGAGGTAGGCGGGAAAATTGGACTAAATCAATAG
- the hpt gene encoding hypoxanthine phosphoribosyltransferase — MMDEFVYARELKFELFISEAAIQKRIEVLAQQIVERYKDQRPVFLGVLNGAFIFAADLIRACSFACETSFIKLSSYKGMKSSGQVAAVIGLELDIKGRHIILVEDIIDTGNTMHSFLPELLALEPASISLASLLVKREAMEYDIEIDYVGFEIPNRFVIGYGLDYDGEGRNFRGIYQLVERGGERL; from the coding sequence ATGATGGATGAGTTTGTATATGCCAGGGAATTAAAATTTGAATTGTTTATCAGCGAAGCGGCGATACAAAAGCGGATTGAGGTTTTGGCCCAACAGATAGTGGAACGTTATAAAGACCAGCGCCCTGTTTTTTTGGGGGTCCTCAATGGTGCTTTCATTTTTGCGGCTGATTTGATCCGTGCGTGTTCCTTTGCTTGCGAAACGTCTTTTATCAAGTTATCTTCCTATAAAGGCATGAAATCCTCAGGGCAAGTGGCTGCCGTGATTGGCCTGGAGTTGGATATAAAGGGCCGGCATATTATTTTGGTTGAAGACATTATTGACACTGGGAATACCATGCATTCTTTTTTACCGGAATTACTAGCATTGGAACCAGCTTCCATTAGCCTGGCTAGTCTATTGGTTAAACGAGAAGCCATGGAATACGATATTGAGATTGATTATGTTGGCTTTGAAATCCCAAACCGGTTTGTCATCGGTTATGGCCTTGATTATGACGGCGAAGGCCGCAATTTTCGGGGAATTTATCAATTGGTGGAAAGAGGGGGGGAGAGGTTGTAA